CTATGTTTGACCTGATCCGCTCGTTCTTAAATGAGTATGCTCCTTGCAATTTAGCTACTGTATGCCATGTAGCCAATAAAATATAGGATGAACAATAccatagataaaaaatatttgaaatgaaAACCAAAAAATTTAAGCAAGGACCTCAACCTTTTTGGCAAACCACTGGAGAGTAGACTCAAAACCACTTCCCATTATAATAGAGTGATGTTAATAGTAAAATAAGAAATTACAATATAATTTAATAAGAAGCATTTAATAGgcgatcttaaaaattaaaataattaaaataaaaggaaTTATAATTATCTTATTCTTGAAGATAATTAGCAACTTTGTGATGCATGGCGAACCTACACTTTGTCCTGATTTATGCATTTCACTTAGCAATTTGTAAAGTTCTCTATGACTATGTTCACTAATATTGTTACCCAAATGGTTAGAGACCTTCTTAGTTGGTCAATATTGTGTGTTGAATTATTTGGCTAGTGGCATGTGGTTAGTGTGAAATAATGGTATGGTGCATGAAGTAGAAAGTACTTATATTGCATCTTTAGTATATGATATATAGAAGCCTGTCCCCAATGTCACACCAGCCTACCTAGCCTTTTAAATAACCcagagaaaaaggaaggaaaaaaaaagctcAATTGGCTTTTCCCATGTGTCATATTGCATTTAGTCGTTTCTTTGAAGTTGCTCCCCTATTGGAATATAATGTAAATTAACCACATGATCTGAACTAATAAAGCATCAATtaattacatattttatttattatccaCTAAATAACATTTACCAATTGGCAACTGCCATTGCCTATTTCACTGATATTACCTGGCTTGTGATCTAAAGGAGCGAGCGGGAAAGAGAGCTAACACTAATCACATGGCAGAGGAGTGACTAGAAAGCCATTAAATTTCTCCGCCTGCCATTACCCTCACAATGTTTGCTATGCATCATACCCTCACAAGTTTGTTTTAAACTTTGTACCAATTAGTTAGAATTACTTGAAGTTAAGGATGCCGATTCATAAATTATAACTCAACAAAAATTGTGATAGATGTCCCAATTTAACGTTTGCATCATATACCATGCTTGCTATCACATTCATCAACCGAATTGAGACAAGATGATTCATTTGTTACAATACAATATTCATGCCATTAAGAGCCTGTTTGACTAGGGCATCAAGCTGGCTAGTGCGCTAGAAGACTTGATAAGGTATTGCATGGATTGAGGCAATTGACCAAAAATCTTGAGGCACCTTCTTAGCTGGTGGATGATGATTGCTGAGATTTGAATGTGATCATAGTTAGATTAATCGCATCTAATCAGTAGCAAAGAAAATAAGATTATCACCGAATCTTCAGTCCACAAGGTCCGGTCCTAAAACACCACAAGCAAAGAAGCTCTCTCATTGGTGAGTATCCAGCAGAAGATGTTTCGATGTCTAAGTCAGATAATTCTTCGAGAAATAATAGGAGTGTTGTGTAAATGATAAATAGATGAAAACTCTAGATCACAAAGAACTTGGAATTTAGACTTCAAACTTAGGCTTCTGATTTTAAGCTTATCTAGAGTCTCTCCGAGGTAGTTTATATAGGCACGAGTCGATATCCATTGCTATAAAATCTTAGAATATACGAATCAGCTATTTCAAATGATTATTCGCACATACAAAAAATATCGTATGCATGATTCTTTCACGTGCTAAGTTCCGCATATCTCATAGTTAATATGAAAATCGTTTACCATTGTGCTTCAATTATAATTAGATGGGAAAGATTTAGACATTTTAGTACATCCCTAAAATAGCCATATGATGAGAGCTAATTGGCCTATGTGAAGAGGCTTGATGGCAAGCTCTTGTTGTTCAATTTTACTATATCGGTTATAGTCGGTTTCGAGATATATGAGATACCATGCTGCAAAATTAcctttttgatgattataaatgaTGACGGGGCTTCAACACTATATAGAACATCTCTTTGCTCACCGTGATATCAGCTCCACTTGCTGAGCTGTGAGATATCATTTTGTTTCGAACATTTGAGATATAGGCACGTGAAAACTCACCAACTATACTCTTATAGTGAAATAATAAGAACATGCCTTGTAAGggtttggatcctttttggtgcGATTTATACCTAGCAGATTTTTATCCGATGGTGGATGGCCGCCACGTTGCTGTCCTCTCTGGATTATTTCAAGCCCACAAGCCGTGCGAGAGGCGTGCTGCTCCACGTGCCAGCCGAAAAGTGAACAgtgaagaaaagggagagagaggcgaCGGTGCCCATGCTATCAGACCGCTGCCAGCTCAGCATAAAGCGAAGATATTTTCCTCCCCCGCGGGCCCCACTCATTCCCCCAAAATATCTCCCTCAGCCCTCCCCTCTCCCCCGCTGTCTCCTCCTCCGTCCCTCCCCTCGCTGTTCGACGACGTGTCTACTTCCCAAACATCACTTTCCGGATGGACCCACATTGACCACGCATTAGCAGTCTTCCACGTCATCCTATAAACCGTTTGGTGTTTGACCCGACACAGCTTATCACAGTCCCTTTCCCACCCTCCAAAATCCCTCGTGCTTGTCATGTGCCTCTCTGTTCCCACTCttcccctcaagagagagagagtgagaggggaaaaagagaagtCGATGGCTTCGTTGATAAATATCGGACTTCGATCTCCTTCCTACCTCGTTTACCCTCTCCCACAATTCTAGAGTTTAGGTTTTGGGTTTGAGAGGAATCCCTGAGAGTCTCCAGATCGAATCCTTTTCGGAGAgacgaggaagaagaagagaagcagcTCAAACGGAGTAGAAGAAGGGTTAGGGTTCTTCGTATCAGCTCGAAAGCTGTCGAAAGATCTCATTTTTAGGGTCTTCTTTTTGGTTCCGAGATCTCGGAGGGAAATGGGGGAGGAGAAGAGATCGTTGCGGGATTTTCCGTGCGACTACTGTGGAGAGGCGGCGGCGGTGCTCTATTGCCGCGCCGACGCTGCCCGGCTCTGCCTGCCCTGCGACCGCCACGTCCACGCCGCCAACGCGCTGGCCCACAAGCACGTCCGCTCCCTCGCCTGCGACAACTGCGGCGCCCATCCCGCCGCCGCCCGCTGCGCCGCCGACGGCCTCGCCCTCTGCCCCGACTGCGACGCCCACGGAGGCGGTGGCGCCCACCCCAGGACCCCCCTCGAGGACTTCTCCGGCTGCCCCTCCGCCCTCGACCTCGCTGCATCGTGGGGCATCGATCTGGCCGCCAAGGAGGCCGCCTGCCCTCCCCGCTCCGCCCCCGACCAGCTGCTCTCCAACTGGTCCTCGATAGATTCAATTCTGGCCGGAGATCCGGTGTCCCGGGATCTGTGCGTGCCCTGCGCCCCGGATATCCCCTCCAGGGTCAAGCTCCAGAAGAGCCCTGTCGGAAAGCAGGCGCTTTTCCAGCAGCTGACGGAACTGGCCAAGAGCGACTCGGTGGCGGCCTCGATGCCGTCGAAACTGAGCCCGAGGACGCCGTGCCGGACGACGGCCGGAGGGAGCAAAGACTTCCGGGGCTCGTCTCAGCCCATGCCGTACACATCCTTGTTCATGCTGCCCCCCTCGGAGTGCACGGAGCTGAATAGGCTTGTGGAGGATGAGGATCTGCTGTGGGATTGCGGTCTGACAAATCACTCACCTCAGGTTTGATATCCTTTGAACCAATTGTTGTTTTTGATCTTGTGGATTCTTCCTTTAGATTCCGGAGCTTTTTAGCGCTTGGACAGACATCACTGAATGCACAAAATTTGGTTATAAAAGATTAAATCTTTTTGGAAGAAATCAAGAACAAGTTAAAAAGTAATCTCTCCATCCAAGCAGTATGCTGGAAGTGTGGGTTCCCTTTGTATAAAATAATTGAGTAATTTTGAATGGTGGCTATTGAATGTTTATGGTCATCGCTAGATATGTAAAATAAACTATTTCCAGGATGAGCTAAAGCCAAAGCATGTCTAATGTTAAAGGTTTACCTATTCCTTTCTTCAAATACATGCCACCATCTCGTCGTTCTCCTTTGTTTACTTTAGACCCACACTTTCGCTCATCCATTTTTGAAAAGGAACATGTTGACAGAGCATCAGTGAAGAAATCTCATAAAAAGCTGCACTGTTGAAACATGTGATTAATGACTTACCATATATAAAACGTGTGATTAATATGATCATTTTCCCTCCAGTACAAATTCAGCCAGGTTCTATTGTGTTTCAAGAGAAAGTCATATGCTAGGATCTTAGTTATTAGGAAAAAAAACTGCATGAATATAATCCAAAGCATGGGCATCTGGATCTCTCTCTGCAGG
The DNA window shown above is from Elaeis guineensis isolate ETL-2024a chromosome 8, EG11, whole genome shotgun sequence and carries:
- the LOC105037569 gene encoding zinc finger protein CONSTANS-LIKE 14 encodes the protein MGEEKRSLRDFPCDYCGEAAAVLYCRADAARLCLPCDRHVHAANALAHKHVRSLACDNCGAHPAAARCAADGLALCPDCDAHGGGGAHPRTPLEDFSGCPSALDLAASWGIDLAAKEAACPPRSAPDQLLSNWSSIDSILAGDPVSRDLCVPCAPDIPSRVKLQKSPVGKQALFQQLTELAKSDSVAASMPSKLSPRTPCRTTAGGSKDFRGSSQPMPYTSLFMLPPSECTELNRLVEDEDLLWDCGLTNHSPQIWDFNIGKSRDDDQSSALEIGYYANSGGFMIKNYNDLLKENSFATTKLLEDMYDTNYPSANEDILSSNICHVPSQNLSTLNATSKWKSNSNNSETDGPTDSGNNASTTVRPLCPASHNPGLSANARQISFGEQPLLGDETVKATKKVDSELLAQNRDIAMLRYKEKKKSRRYDKHIRYESRKARADARKRVKGRFVKSTDAVDVGNGA